In Fundidesulfovibrio magnetotacticus, a single window of DNA contains:
- a CDS encoding D-glycero-alpha-D-manno-heptose-1,7-bisphosphate 7-phosphatase, whose amino-acid sequence MNSLPALGYPTRAMNTIRNALIDRDGTIIVEKHYLHDPAQVVLVPGAGEALAALQEAGVRLFVVTNQSGIGRGYYREEDFQAVQRRLEELLAPHGVRLRDTAFCPHAPDARCACRKPEPGLWTALRDAHALDPAETAMIGDNASDVAFGRSCGFAESVLVLTGHGRRFAARLGLPEQVADWTRLVAPDPAQPTLLARDLPGAVRALLANAGNAP is encoded by the coding sequence TTGAACTCCCTGCCCGCCTTGGGCTATCCCACGCGGGCCATGAACACCATCCGCAACGCCCTTATCGACCGCGACGGCACCATCATCGTGGAAAAGCACTACCTGCACGACCCGGCCCAGGTGGTGCTGGTCCCCGGCGCGGGCGAGGCCCTGGCCGCGCTCCAGGAGGCCGGAGTGCGCCTTTTCGTGGTCACCAACCAGTCCGGCATCGGCCGGGGCTACTACCGCGAGGAGGACTTCCAGGCCGTGCAGCGCCGCCTGGAGGAGCTTCTGGCCCCCCACGGCGTCCGCCTGCGGGACACCGCCTTCTGCCCCCACGCCCCCGACGCGCGCTGCGCCTGCCGCAAGCCGGAACCCGGCCTCTGGACGGCCCTGCGCGACGCCCACGCCCTGGACCCGGCCGAGACCGCCATGATCGGCGACAACGCCTCCGACGTGGCCTTCGGCCGCTCCTGCGGTTTCGCGGAGTCCGTGCTGGTGCTCACCGGCCACGGCAGACGCTTTGCCGCCAGACTGGGCCTGCCCGAGCAGGTGGCGGACTGGACCCGCCTGGTCGCTCCCGACCCGGCGCAGCCCACCCTCCTCGCCCGGGACCTGCCGGGCGCGGTGCGGGCGCTGCTCGCGAACGCCGGGAACGCCCCGTGA
- a CDS encoding oligosaccharide flippase family protein, which translates to MSAARRFAQALAGQWSATVYCAVLATLLSFVLGRVLGPDAFGVYSYIITLASLFAILQDGGFSTLIFRETAHPSEHLTSSPPLLRQALTHCALTTLAGLGLVLIAPLEHKAALALAVLYYALFSAGSYLSAALKGSGAFVAEARWRMTVRTATAAAVGLALLVPGAGVAALFGGYLAGQLLALALPMAAPVRLFPAPRIDPSLYRSCGAFLLISAATTIYFKSDIILLTQLTADPAEVGQYAAAYRLVEAAVLFSSPLAHIFFRTLRTSLGDAAAFRSSFRRQLAAMCLLAVSGTALALWLGPGIIRLAFGERFGPAGELCAWVLPSLLFILPNGLLTQALIAMGREGFYARVTVVTALLNIALNAALIPFFGAKGSAAATVATEAALALGLTAGYLKRS; encoded by the coding sequence GTGAGCGCGGCGCGCCGCTTCGCCCAGGCCCTGGCCGGGCAGTGGTCGGCAACGGTCTACTGCGCCGTGCTGGCCACCCTGCTCTCCTTCGTGTTGGGCCGCGTGCTTGGCCCCGACGCCTTCGGAGTGTATTCCTACATCATCACCCTGGCCTCGCTCTTCGCCATCCTCCAGGACGGCGGTTTCTCCACTCTGATCTTCCGGGAGACGGCCCATCCCTCAGAACACCTCACGTCCAGCCCTCCGCTCCTCCGCCAGGCCCTGACCCACTGCGCGCTCACCACCCTGGCCGGGCTGGGCCTCGTCTTGATCGCGCCCCTGGAGCACAAGGCGGCCCTGGCGCTGGCCGTGCTCTACTACGCCCTCTTCAGCGCCGGGAGCTACCTTTCGGCCGCCTTGAAGGGCTCCGGGGCCTTCGTGGCCGAGGCCCGCTGGCGCATGACCGTGCGCACGGCCACGGCCGCCGCCGTGGGCCTGGCGCTCCTCGTGCCCGGCGCGGGCGTAGCCGCCCTCTTCGGCGGCTATCTGGCGGGACAGCTGCTGGCCCTGGCCCTGCCCATGGCCGCGCCGGTCCGCCTTTTCCCGGCCCCGCGCATCGACCCCTCGCTCTACCGGAGCTGCGGGGCTTTCCTGCTCATCAGCGCGGCCACCACCATCTACTTCAAGTCCGACATCATCCTGCTCACCCAGCTCACGGCCGACCCCGCCGAGGTGGGCCAGTACGCCGCCGCCTACCGTCTGGTGGAGGCCGCCGTGCTCTTCTCCTCGCCGCTCGCCCACATCTTCTTCCGCACCCTGCGCACCAGCCTGGGCGACGCGGCCGCCTTCCGCTCCAGCTTCCGCCGCCAGTTGGCCGCCATGTGCCTGCTGGCCGTCTCGGGCACGGCCCTGGCCCTGTGGCTGGGCCCCGGGATCATCCGCCTCGCCTTCGGCGAACGCTTCGGCCCGGCCGGGGAGCTCTGCGCCTGGGTGCTTCCCTCGCTCCTCTTCATCCTGCCCAACGGGCTGCTCACCCAGGCCCTCATCGCCATGGGCCGCGAGGGCTTCTACGCCCGCGTCACGGTGGTCACGGCCCTGCTGAACATCGCCCTCAACGCGGCGCTCATCCCCTTCTTCGGGGCCAAGGGTTCGGCCGCCGCCACCGTGGCCACCGAGGCGGCCCTTGCCCTCGGGCTCACGGCGGGCTACCTGAAGCGGTCATGA
- the mnmA gene encoding tRNA 2-thiouridine(34) synthase MnmA, with protein sequence MTLAVALSGGMDSLLALALARDAGGDVLAVHAHFLPPDHRARELAHALETLCRGLGVPFHALDLSEAFRQRVVTPFAQAYASGLTPNPCAACNRDMKFGLLFEAARALGAGRIATGHYARLAPAPEGGQALLRGADPAKDQSYFLTLVHRRNLDHARFPLGDWTKARVPAELARRGLTPPLPSESQEVCFVPDDDYRAFLQSLGAPLPGPGPIVLEDGRVVGRHQGLWRYTVGQRKGIGVAWGFPLHVLAKRAGKNALVVGPKAALAALECRVREVNALADPSRWPGEVLVQTCYRQHPRPARAAPDGEGGLLLHFLDPVERPTPGQVAALFDGSGRALAGGIIA encoded by the coding sequence ATGACACTGGCCGTCGCGCTCTCCGGCGGCATGGACAGCCTCCTCGCCCTGGCGCTGGCCCGCGACGCCGGGGGCGATGTCCTGGCCGTGCACGCCCACTTTCTCCCCCCGGACCACCGCGCCCGGGAGCTGGCCCACGCCCTGGAAACCCTCTGCCGGGGCCTGGGCGTGCCCTTCCACGCCCTGGACCTCTCCGAAGCCTTCCGCCAACGCGTGGTGACGCCCTTCGCCCAGGCCTACGCCTCTGGCCTCACGCCCAATCCCTGCGCGGCCTGCAACCGCGACATGAAGTTCGGCCTGCTCTTCGAGGCCGCCCGGGCGCTGGGGGCCGGACGCATCGCCACCGGCCACTACGCCCGACTGGCCCCGGCCCCCGAGGGCGGCCAGGCCCTCCTGCGCGGGGCCGATCCCGCCAAGGACCAGAGCTATTTCCTCACCTTGGTGCACCGCCGGAACCTGGACCACGCCCGCTTCCCACTGGGCGACTGGACCAAGGCCCGCGTGCCCGCCGAACTGGCCCGTCGCGGCCTGACCCCGCCCCTGCCATCGGAGAGCCAGGAGGTCTGCTTCGTCCCGGACGACGACTACCGCGCCTTTCTCCAGTCCCTGGGCGCGCCCCTGCCCGGACCCGGCCCCATCGTGCTGGAGGACGGCCGGGTGGTCGGCCGCCACCAGGGCCTCTGGCGGTACACCGTCGGCCAGCGCAAGGGCATCGGCGTGGCCTGGGGCTTCCCCCTCCACGTGCTGGCCAAGCGCGCCGGGAAGAACGCCCTGGTGGTGGGACCCAAGGCCGCCCTGGCCGCGCTGGAATGCCGCGTGCGCGAGGTCAACGCCCTGGCCGATCCCTCCCGGTGGCCCGGGGAGGTCCTTGTCCAGACCTGCTACCGCCAGCACCCCAGGCCCGCGCGGGCCGCCCCCGACGGCGAAGGGGGGCTCCTGCTGCACTTTCTTGATCCCGTGGAGCGCCCCACGCCCGGGCAGGTGGCCGCGCTCTTCGACGGCAGCGGCCGCGCCCTGGCGGGCGGGATCATCGCTTGA
- the thiL gene encoding thiamine-phosphate kinase, whose protein sequence is MNTTPFTSEDEFLEAIHARFPNEHPHLALGRGDDCALLKCPETVALTTDLFVEHVHFRRSYFSPADVGHKALAVNLSDLAAMGCLPLGFSLGLAGPPDTPRVFWEGVLDGMAALAARFDIPLAGGDLNAAGAVMLAVTAWGRPGPTGRALQRCMCKPQDVLFLAGDAGLARVGLEVLERFGPDAARDWPEATAAHLRPAPLVKDGLALAKLRTRGLMDLSDGLARDLPRFLGRDLGADLSIDPDILHPEVLAWAKATEQDPAALAVLGGEDYALLGACHRAQFLEIYGHVPSVWAVGEASARPGLRVNGKPQDAKGFDHFG, encoded by the coding sequence ATGAACACCACGCCCTTCACCAGCGAAGACGAGTTCCTGGAAGCCATCCACGCCCGCTTCCCCAACGAGCACCCTCACCTGGCCCTGGGACGCGGCGACGACTGCGCCCTGCTCAAGTGCCCCGAAACCGTGGCCCTCACCACGGACCTCTTCGTGGAGCACGTCCATTTCCGGCGCTCCTACTTCTCTCCCGCCGACGTGGGCCACAAGGCCCTGGCCGTGAACCTCTCGGACCTAGCCGCCATGGGCTGCCTGCCCCTGGGCTTCTCGCTGGGCCTGGCCGGGCCGCCGGACACGCCGCGCGTTTTCTGGGAAGGCGTGCTGGACGGCATGGCCGCGCTGGCCGCGCGGTTCGACATCCCCCTGGCCGGGGGCGACCTCAACGCCGCCGGGGCCGTGATGCTGGCCGTGACGGCCTGGGGCAGGCCAGGACCCACGGGCCGCGCGCTTCAGCGCTGCATGTGCAAGCCACAGGACGTCCTCTTCCTGGCGGGCGACGCGGGCCTGGCCCGCGTGGGCCTTGAGGTGCTGGAGCGCTTCGGCCCCGACGCCGCGCGGGACTGGCCCGAGGCGACCGCCGCCCACCTGCGCCCCGCCCCCCTGGTGAAGGACGGCCTCGCCCTGGCCAAATTGCGCACGCGCGGGCTCATGGACCTCTCCGACGGCCTGGCCCGCGACCTCCCGCGTTTCCTGGGCCGGGACCTGGGGGCGGACCTGTCCATCGACCCGGACATCCTCCACCCCGAGGTGCTCGCCTGGGCCAAGGCCACGGAGCAGGACCCCGCGGCCCTGGCCGTGCTGGGCGGCGAGGACTACGCCCTGTTGGGCGCCTGCCACCGCGCGCAATTCCTGGAAATCTACGGCCACGTGCCTTCGGTCTGGGCCGTGGGCGAGGCCAGCGCCAGGCCCGGCCTGCGCGTGAACGGCAAGCCCCAGGACGCCAAGGGGTTCGATCACTTCGGGTAG